One Halosegnis longus DNA window includes the following coding sequences:
- a CDS encoding class I adenylate-forming enzyme family protein gives MHLDLDTFGDTVHGGNVARMYDKTAAVRGDAPALESHGEEVTHEELQAVSSAFAGGLRELGVEETEPVMLYLPNCPQYVIASLGCFRAGSPVSPVNPQYRSRELVHQLTDTDAAAVITHVALREHLGEAIDDIDGDPAVITVGDREAMPEGDTHFDDVRGEPTTVDLDGDAIASMPYTSGTTGQPKGVRLTHDNIRAQLLTNIAVRSDDLTPDEENSLVWLPLYHITGFVHTALQPLARGGTLYIRSAANWDAKEAMATIEREKISSFIGVTAMYADMVDDDSFGDYDLSSLVTASEGGAKLTGAVQDAFEETAGVAIKEGYGLTETTGSTHTQVGSLYGPRHGTVGQPARHTDCRIVDSNGDEVPLGETGEILVRGPQVMDGYHNRPKANEQAFTDAGFFRTGDIGRRDEEGYYEIVDRKKHVIVTAGYNVYPSEVENLLAEHESVREAAVVGIPHERRNETVKAFVVPANGDPGNPGVTADEIQQFSLDNIAPYKHPREVEFVAELPRTASGKIQKYKLTDE, from the coding sequence ATGCATCTCGATTTGGACACCTTCGGCGACACGGTCCACGGCGGGAACGTCGCCCGGATGTACGACAAGACGGCGGCCGTCCGCGGTGACGCCCCCGCGCTCGAATCCCACGGCGAGGAAGTGACACACGAGGAGCTACAGGCCGTCAGCAGCGCCTTCGCCGGTGGGCTTCGCGAGTTGGGCGTCGAGGAGACCGAGCCCGTCATGCTGTATCTCCCCAACTGCCCGCAGTACGTCATCGCGTCGCTGGGCTGTTTCCGGGCCGGCTCGCCGGTCTCGCCCGTCAATCCGCAGTACCGCTCGCGAGAGCTCGTCCACCAGCTCACCGACACTGACGCCGCGGCGGTCATCACCCACGTCGCCCTCCGCGAGCATCTCGGCGAGGCCATCGACGATATCGACGGCGACCCCGCCGTTATCACCGTGGGCGACCGGGAGGCGATGCCCGAGGGCGACACCCACTTCGACGACGTGCGCGGGGAGCCGACCACCGTCGACCTGGACGGTGACGCCATCGCCTCGATGCCGTACACCTCCGGCACGACCGGCCAGCCGAAGGGGGTCCGGCTCACCCACGACAACATCCGCGCACAACTGCTCACCAACATTGCCGTCCGGTCCGACGACCTCACTCCAGATGAGGAGAACAGCCTCGTCTGGCTGCCGCTGTACCACATCACCGGCTTCGTCCACACGGCGCTCCAGCCGCTCGCTCGCGGGGGAACGCTGTACATCCGAAGTGCAGCCAACTGGGACGCCAAGGAGGCGATGGCCACCATCGAGCGAGAGAAGATTTCCTCGTTCATCGGCGTCACCGCCATGTACGCCGACATGGTCGACGACGACAGCTTCGGCGACTACGACCTCTCCTCGCTCGTCACCGCCTCGGAAGGGGGCGCGAAGCTGACGGGTGCAGTGCAGGACGCCTTCGAGGAAACCGCCGGCGTCGCCATCAAGGAGGGGTACGGGCTGACTGAGACCACCGGGTCGACCCACACGCAGGTCGGCTCGCTCTACGGGCCGCGTCACGGCACCGTCGGCCAACCGGCGCGCCACACCGACTGTCGCATCGTCGACTCCAACGGCGACGAGGTGCCGCTGGGCGAGACGGGCGAGATTCTCGTCCGCGGGCCGCAGGTGATGGACGGCTACCACAACCGCCCGAAGGCGAACGAGCAGGCGTTCACCGACGCCGGCTTCTTCCGCACCGGCGACATCGGCCGCCGCGACGAGGAGGGGTACTACGAAATCGTCGACAGGAAGAAACACGTCATCGTGACGGCCGGCTACAACGTCTACCCGAGCGAGGTGGAGAATCTGCTCGCGGAACACGAATCCGTCCGGGAGGCGGCCGTCGTCGGAATTCCGCACGAACGCCGCAACGAGACGGTGAAGGCGTTCGTCGTCCCGGCGAACGGCGACCCGGGGAATCCGGGCGTGACGGCCGACGAGATACAGCAGTTCTCGCTCGACAACATCGCGCCGTACAAACATCCCCGCGAGGTGGAGTTCGTCGCCGAACTCCCCCGAACCGCGTCGGGAAAGATCCAGAAGTACAAGCTGACCGACGAGTAG
- a CDS encoding acetyl-CoA carboxylase biotin carboxylase subunit — protein sequence MFEKVLVANRGEIAVRVMRACEDLGIETVAVYSDADKHSGHVRFADEAYNVGPARAADSYLDHEAVIEAAKKAGADAIHPGYGFLAENAEFAGTVQDTEGVTWVGPDADSMEQLGEKTKARQLMDAADVPIVPGTTDPVTEPAEVTDFGDEYGYPVAIKAEGGGGGRGMKVVHSADEAADQLESAKREGEAYFDNDSVYLERYLENPRHIEVQVLADEHGNVRHLGERDCSLQRRHQKVIEEGPSAALSDELREQIGEAARRGVADSDYVNAGTVEFLVEEDPDREAGEVLGPDTGFYFLEVNTRIQVEHTVTEELTGIDIVKWQLRVADGEEISFSQESVELEGHAMEFRINAEDATDDFAPAQGGSLDVYDPPGGIGVRMDDALRQGDDLVTDYDSMVAKLIVHGEDRTECIARSKRALREYDLEGIVTIVPFHLAMLDDAKFVASTHTTKYLDDEIDRSVFDEYQTKYGTETSAGDDEESETVTREFTIEVNGKRFDVDLEEEGVPTQTASRPAPAGGDSGGSGGSDDGSAREEPSVSADGEVVTAEMQGTVIDIEVEEGDDVAAGDVLLVLEAMKMENDVVAEFGGTVTEVAVEDGQSVNQGDALVVLD from the coding sequence ATGTTCGAGAAGGTACTCGTCGCGAACCGGGGCGAGATCGCGGTGCGCGTGATGCGCGCCTGCGAAGACCTCGGTATCGAGACGGTCGCAGTGTACAGCGATGCCGACAAACACAGCGGCCACGTCCGGTTTGCCGACGAAGCGTACAACGTTGGACCCGCCCGCGCGGCCGACTCGTATCTCGACCACGAGGCGGTCATCGAGGCCGCGAAGAAGGCGGGAGCCGACGCCATCCACCCCGGCTACGGCTTCCTCGCCGAGAACGCCGAGTTCGCCGGCACGGTGCAGGACACCGAGGGCGTCACCTGGGTCGGTCCCGACGCCGACTCGATGGAGCAGTTGGGCGAGAAGACGAAGGCTCGCCAGCTGATGGACGCCGCCGACGTGCCGATCGTCCCCGGGACGACCGACCCGGTCACCGAGCCGGCGGAGGTCACCGACTTCGGCGACGAGTACGGCTACCCCGTCGCTATCAAGGCCGAAGGTGGCGGTGGCGGCCGCGGGATGAAAGTCGTCCACAGCGCCGACGAGGCAGCCGACCAACTCGAATCCGCCAAGCGCGAGGGCGAGGCGTACTTCGACAACGACTCCGTCTACCTCGAACGCTACCTCGAGAATCCGCGCCACATCGAGGTGCAGGTGCTCGCCGACGAGCACGGCAACGTCCGGCATCTCGGCGAGCGCGACTGCTCCCTGCAGCGAAGACACCAGAAGGTCATCGAGGAAGGCCCGTCCGCCGCCCTCTCGGACGAGCTTCGCGAGCAGATCGGCGAGGCCGCGCGCCGGGGCGTCGCCGACTCCGACTACGTCAACGCCGGCACCGTCGAGTTCCTCGTCGAGGAGGACCCCGACCGCGAGGCCGGCGAGGTGCTCGGTCCCGACACCGGCTTCTACTTCCTCGAAGTGAACACCCGGATTCAGGTCGAACACACCGTCACGGAGGAGCTGACGGGCATCGACATCGTGAAGTGGCAACTGCGGGTCGCCGACGGCGAGGAGATTAGCTTCTCACAGGAGTCCGTCGAACTGGAGGGCCACGCGATGGAGTTCCGCATCAACGCCGAGGACGCGACCGACGACTTCGCGCCCGCACAGGGCGGCTCGCTCGACGTGTACGACCCGCCGGGTGGCATCGGCGTCCGGATGGACGACGCACTCCGGCAGGGTGACGACCTCGTCACCGACTACGACTCGATGGTCGCGAAGCTCATCGTCCACGGCGAGGACAGAACAGAGTGTATCGCCCGCTCGAAGCGCGCGCTCCGCGAGTACGACCTCGAAGGCATCGTCACCATCGTCCCGTTCCACCTCGCGATGCTCGACGACGCGAAGTTCGTCGCCAGCACGCACACCACGAAGTACCTCGACGACGAAATCGACCGCTCCGTCTTCGACGAGTACCAGACGAAGTACGGCACCGAGACGAGCGCGGGCGACGACGAGGAGAGCGAAACCGTCACCCGCGAGTTCACCATCGAGGTGAACGGCAAGCGCTTCGACGTCGACCTCGAAGAGGAGGGAGTTCCGACACAGACTGCCTCGCGACCGGCTCCGGCGGGCGGTGACTCGGGCGGGTCCGGTGGCTCCGACGACGGCTCCGCCCGCGAGGAGCCGAGCGTCTCCGCCGACGGCGAGGTCGTCACCGCGGAGATGCAGGGGACCGTCATCGACATCGAGGTCGAGGAGGGCGACGACGTGGCTGCCGGCGACGTGCTGCTCGTGCTCGAAGCGATGAAGATGGAAAACGACGTGGTCGCGGAGTTCGGCGGCACCGTCACCGAGGTCGCCGTCGAGGACGGCCAGTCCGTGAATCAGGGCGACGCGCTCGTCGTGCTGGACTGA
- the purF gene encoding amidophosphoribosyltransferase, protein MTRELSGPREKCGVVGVSLADRAAARPLYYALYALQHRGQESAGIVTHDGFQQHDHVEMGLVGDAFEESDIEGLAGSVGIGHVRYPTAGSVDTSCAQPFSVSFKSGSLGLSHNGNLVNAGEIRDELAGEGHAFTSDGDTEVIAHDLARNLLEADLVRAVKRTMERIHGSYALTITHDDTVLGVRDPEGNRPLCIGKLDDGYILASESAAIDVLDGELVRDVRPGELVVLDDDGAGFESYQLVQQDQTAHCFFEHVYFARPDSRIDGQLVYDVRRELGRKLWEESGVDSDVVMPVPDSGRAFASGYAEAAQDDGAGVEFAEGLMKNRYVGRTFIMPTQDARERAVRLKLNPIRDVVEGKTVTVIDDSIVRGTTSRQLVELLRDVGAEAVNFRVGAPAIIAPCYMGIDMATREELIAADRSTEEIRDEIGADSLSYLSIDAVAAALDASDVDLCLGCVTGEYPYDIDGEPTDRDVERPNIGAALADD, encoded by the coding sequence ATGACGCGGGAGCTCTCAGGGCCGCGCGAGAAGTGTGGCGTCGTCGGCGTATCGCTCGCCGACCGCGCCGCAGCACGCCCTCTCTACTATGCACTGTACGCGCTCCAGCATCGCGGACAGGAGTCGGCCGGCATCGTCACCCACGACGGGTTCCAGCAACACGACCACGTCGAGATGGGGCTCGTCGGGGACGCCTTCGAGGAGTCGGACATCGAGGGGCTGGCGGGCAGCGTCGGCATCGGTCACGTCCGGTATCCCACGGCTGGGAGCGTCGACACCTCCTGTGCGCAACCGTTCTCCGTCTCGTTCAAATCCGGCTCGCTCGGCTTATCACACAACGGCAATCTCGTCAACGCCGGGGAGATTCGCGACGAACTCGCGGGCGAGGGCCACGCCTTCACCTCCGACGGCGACACCGAGGTCATCGCCCACGACCTCGCGCGGAACCTCCTCGAAGCCGATCTCGTGCGCGCCGTCAAGCGAACGATGGAGCGGATTCACGGCTCCTACGCGCTGACGATCACCCACGACGACACCGTGCTCGGGGTGCGCGACCCCGAAGGGAATCGCCCGCTGTGTATCGGGAAACTCGACGACGGCTACATCCTCGCGAGCGAGTCGGCGGCCATCGACGTGCTCGACGGCGAACTCGTGCGCGACGTGCGCCCGGGCGAACTCGTCGTCCTCGACGACGACGGGGCCGGCTTCGAGTCGTATCAGCTCGTCCAGCAGGACCAGACCGCCCACTGTTTCTTCGAACACGTCTACTTCGCGCGCCCGGATTCGCGCATCGACGGCCAGCTCGTGTACGACGTGCGCCGCGAACTCGGCCGGAAGCTCTGGGAGGAGTCGGGCGTCGACTCGGACGTGGTGATGCCGGTCCCCGACTCGGGGCGGGCGTTCGCGTCGGGCTACGCCGAGGCCGCACAGGACGACGGCGCGGGCGTCGAGTTCGCCGAGGGGCTGATGAAGAACCGCTACGTCGGGCGCACGTTCATCATGCCGACACAGGACGCCCGCGAGCGGGCGGTTCGGCTGAAGCTGAACCCGATTCGCGACGTGGTCGAGGGGAAGACGGTCACCGTCATCGACGACTCCATCGTCCGCGGAACCACCTCCCGGCAGTTGGTCGAACTGCTGCGGGACGTTGGAGCCGAGGCGGTGAACTTCCGTGTCGGCGCGCCGGCCATCATCGCTCCCTGCTACATGGGTATCGACATGGCGACCCGCGAGGAACTCATCGCGGCGGACCGCTCCACCGAGGAGATTCGCGACGAAATCGGCGCGGACTCGCTCTCGTATCTCTCGATTGACGCCGTCGCCGCCGCGCTCGATGCCAGCGACGTGGACCTCTGTCTCGGCTGCGTCACCGGCGAGTACCCGTACGACATCGACGGCGAGCCGACGGACCGCGACGTGGAGCGGCCGAACATCGGAGCCGCGCTCGCCGACGACTGA
- a CDS encoding metal-dependent transcriptional regulator, which produces MSRSLYLVALYIAEHEQSAPVSSGTVAERTDRTAGTVSEAFHDLAETGLIEYEPYEGAALTDAGHDRARQLHETYVTLSWFFRDVLELPDYEQEAMEMAGAVSPTVARRLAATLLEEPAQNGGE; this is translated from the coding sequence ATGAGCCGGTCGCTGTATCTGGTGGCGCTCTACATCGCGGAACACGAGCAGTCGGCTCCCGTCTCGTCGGGAACCGTCGCGGAGCGAACCGACCGGACCGCCGGCACCGTGAGCGAGGCGTTTCACGACCTCGCGGAGACGGGACTCATCGAGTATGAACCCTACGAGGGTGCGGCGTTGACCGACGCCGGACACGACCGAGCACGACAGCTCCACGAGACGTACGTCACGCTCTCGTGGTTCTTTCGGGACGTGCTCGAACTACCCGACTACGAACAGGAAGCGATGGAGATGGCGGGTGCCGTCAGCCCCACCGTCGCACGACGACTCGCGGCGACGCTACTCGAGGAGCCGGCTCAAAACGGCGGCGAGTAG
- a CDS encoding NifU family protein → MSAESLERRTRNYLQSNVPQIQDHGGHFEVEDVDEEAGEVTVAIGGACSGCGIAPMTMKAIRERLPDHISDIETVNVRRTSGPRAAVMPDKTEEMEEMEEYTDYSPPF, encoded by the coding sequence ATGAGTGCTGAAAGCCTCGAACGACGGACGCGGAACTACCTGCAGAGCAACGTGCCACAGATTCAGGACCACGGCGGTCACTTCGAAGTCGAAGACGTGGACGAGGAGGCCGGCGAGGTCACCGTCGCCATCGGCGGTGCCTGTTCCGGCTGTGGCATCGCACCGATGACGATGAAGGCCATCCGCGAGCGGCTCCCGGACCACATCAGCGACATCGAGACCGTGAACGTGCGCCGGACCAGCGGGCCGCGCGCGGCGGTCATGCCGGACAAGACCGAGGAGATGGAGGAGATGGAGGAGTACACCGACTACTCGCCGCCGTTTTGA